In Clostridium swellfunianum, a genomic segment contains:
- a CDS encoding zinc-ribbon domain-containing protein yields MADKTIVCKDCSKEFIFSENEQAFYKEKGFDNEPQRCADCRRARKQQNNNNNRGFRR; encoded by the coding sequence ATGGCAGATAAAACAATAGTTTGTAAAGATTGTTCAAAGGAATTTATATTCAGTGAAAACGAGCAAGCTTTCTACAAAGAAAAAGGATTCGATAATGAACCTCAAAGATGTGCTGATTGCAGAAGAGCAAGAAAGCAACAAAACAACAATAACAACAGAGGCTTCAGAAGATAA
- a CDS encoding DNA polymerase IV, which yields MDKVIMHVDMDAFFAAVEVIDNPSLRGKPVIVGGTTERGVVATCSYEARAYGIRSAMPAYIARTKCPDAIFLPVRYGRYKEISNKIFNIFYELTPYVEPLSIDEAYLDISNVDIKPLEVANYIKNQVKKQTGLTISVGISYNKFLAKLASDWNKPNGLKVITKDMLPDILFPLKVSKVYGLGQKSVKKLNDIGIFTVEELYKLPKELLIEFFGRFGTEIYDRIRGIDKREVEIYRERKSIGRETTLRVDTKNKDELKVYLKGFADSIASTMQAKNVSGKSVTVKIKTSSFINHTRSKTLMHYIHTKEDIYNEASSILEDIELNETIRLIGISVSSLREDSLEQLTMF from the coding sequence TTGGATAAAGTAATAATGCATGTAGATATGGATGCTTTTTTTGCAGCAGTAGAAGTAATTGATAATCCAAGTCTTAGGGGTAAGCCTGTAATAGTAGGAGGTACAACTGAAAGAGGGGTCGTAGCTACTTGTTCTTATGAAGCTAGAGCTTATGGTATAAGGAGCGCTATGCCTGCCTATATTGCTAGAACAAAATGTCCTGATGCTATCTTTCTTCCCGTGAGATATGGAAGATATAAAGAGATTTCAAACAAGATATTTAATATTTTTTATGAGCTGACCCCTTATGTAGAGCCGCTTAGCATAGACGAAGCTTATCTGGATATATCAAATGTAGATATAAAGCCTTTAGAAGTTGCTAACTATATAAAAAATCAGGTTAAAAAGCAAACAGGATTAACTATATCTGTAGGAATATCCTATAACAAATTTTTAGCTAAGCTTGCCTCCGATTGGAATAAGCCGAATGGTTTGAAGGTGATAACTAAGGATATGCTGCCAGATATTTTATTTCCACTTAAAGTAAGCAAGGTTTACGGGTTAGGACAAAAATCGGTTAAGAAGTTAAATGATATAGGTATTTTTACAGTAGAGGAGCTTTATAAGCTTCCTAAGGAACTTCTTATAGAGTTTTTTGGTAGGTTTGGAACTGAAATATACGATAGAATTAGAGGTATTGATAAAAGAGAGGTAGAGATATACAGAGAGCGAAAGTCTATAGGTAGAGAGACAACCCTAAGAGTTGACACGAAGAATAAAGATGAGCTGAAGGTTTACTTGAAGGGTTTTGCAGATTCTATAGCTAGTACTATGCAGGCTAAGAATGTAAGTGGAAAAAGTGTAACAGTAAAAATTAAGACCTCTTCTTTTATAAACCATACCAGAAGCAAAACCTTAATGCATTATATACACACTAAAGAAGACATATATAATGAAGCCAGCAGCATTCTAGAAGATATTGAACTTAATGAAACTATTAGACTTATAGGAATATCAGTTTCATCTTTAAGAGAAGATAGCTTGGAACAATTGACCATGTTTTGA
- a CDS encoding APC family permease — translation MENTNGKLKRELGLFSAITIVIGMVIGSGIFFKPAIVFKNAGSPFMGIMAWVIGGLITVASGLTIAEIAVAIPKTGGVFVYLKELYGEKWAFLFGWVQTVVYVPGSVAAQAIVLSTQITSFVDLTPVQQKLVAIFFLIFIAVMNVISTKLGGKIQVAATIAKLLPIIIIITLGFARGTAKGLVFNIPGGAASAGLGAAILGTLWAYDGWVSVGNMAGELKNPKKDLPKSIILGLFLVIVVYALVNVALIKIMPVEAIIASSKPASDASVVLFGSLGAKFISAGIAISIFGALNGYMMTGVRIPFAMAQERQLPFSNFLGKVNKKFETPLNSFILVVILASVYVLSGSFNTLTDLVMFILWIFFTMAVAGIFILRTKFKHIKTSYHVPLYPIVPIIGIVGSIYIIVSTLIANMSYAIFGTIITLLGFPVYYYLKKKNN, via the coding sequence ATGGAGAATACTAACGGAAAATTAAAAAGGGAATTGGGACTATTTTCAGCTATAACAATAGTTATAGGAATGGTTATTGGCTCAGGGATTTTCTTTAAGCCAGCTATAGTTTTTAAAAATGCAGGCTCGCCTTTTATGGGAATTATGGCTTGGGTTATAGGAGGACTTATTACGGTAGCCTCCGGACTTACTATTGCAGAAATAGCAGTGGCAATTCCTAAAACAGGCGGCGTATTTGTGTATCTTAAGGAGTTATATGGGGAAAAGTGGGCATTTTTATTTGGATGGGTACAAACCGTAGTATATGTCCCAGGTTCTGTTGCAGCACAAGCTATTGTTTTATCAACTCAAATAACCTCATTTGTAGATTTAACTCCTGTTCAGCAAAAGCTGGTGGCTATATTTTTCCTTATCTTTATAGCTGTAATGAATGTTATATCTACAAAGCTTGGAGGGAAAATACAAGTTGCAGCAACAATAGCTAAACTACTACCTATAATAATTATTATTACTTTAGGTTTTGCAAGAGGAACGGCAAAAGGACTCGTATTTAATATACCAGGAGGAGCCGCATCTGCAGGCCTTGGTGCTGCAATTCTAGGTACTTTATGGGCTTATGATGGTTGGGTGAGTGTTGGAAATATGGCTGGGGAGCTTAAAAATCCTAAAAAGGATTTGCCAAAGTCAATTATACTAGGGCTTTTCTTAGTTATAGTTGTTTATGCCTTAGTAAATGTTGCACTTATTAAAATAATGCCTGTTGAAGCTATAATAGCTTCAAGCAAGCCTGCTTCAGATGCATCGGTTGTATTGTTTGGAAGCTTGGGCGCTAAGTTTATTTCTGCTGGAATAGCCATTTCGATTTTTGGTGCACTTAATGGATATATGATGACAGGGGTACGTATTCCTTTTGCTATGGCTCAGGAAAGACAGCTACCATTTTCAAACTTTTTAGGAAAGGTAAATAAAAAATTTGAAACACCTTTAAATTCTTTCATACTTGTAGTTATTCTAGCTTCCGTATATGTTTTATCAGGATCCTTTAATACGCTTACTGACCTAGTAATGTTTATACTATGGATATTCTTTACTATGGCTGTAGCAGGAATTTTTATTTTAAGAACTAAATTTAAACATATAAAAACCTCTTATCATGTTCCTTTGTATCCTATAGTACCCATTATAGGAATTGTGGGAAGCATCTATATAATTGTGAGCACACTAATTGCGAATATGTCTTATGCTATCTTCGGGACAATAATAACTTTGCTAGGCTTTCCTGTTTACTATTATTTGAAAAAGAAGAATAACTAA
- a CDS encoding NUDIX hydrolase — MRENRIKKLTSLAESKFLSLYDAQYENKAGKEKHWIIASRKNFETLKAQYSGEKEERIDAVIIAALHKETNSLVLIKQFRIPLNDYVYELPAGLLDADESMETAVRRELKEETGLSLIDINYNRSKRKVYISAGMTDESVAMVYCTCEGTLSNQYLEADEDIDATLVSQQEAKEFLKKDVKMDIKIHMILESFALLGEELFK, encoded by the coding sequence ATGAGAGAAAATAGAATAAAAAAATTGACTTCACTTGCCGAAAGCAAATTCCTAAGTCTTTATGATGCTCAATATGAAAATAAAGCAGGTAAAGAAAAGCACTGGATTATAGCCTCCAGAAAAAACTTTGAGACACTAAAGGCACAATATTCAGGCGAGAAAGAAGAAAGGATAGATGCTGTAATTATTGCGGCTCTTCATAAGGAGACTAATAGCCTTGTTCTTATAAAGCAATTTAGAATTCCTCTAAATGACTATGTTTACGAGCTTCCTGCCGGGCTTTTAGATGCTGATGAATCTATGGAGACTGCAGTTAGACGCGAGCTTAAGGAAGAAACAGGCTTATCTTTAATAGATATAAACTATAATAGAAGCAAAAGAAAGGTATATATATCTGCTGGCATGACAGACGAGTCTGTTGCTATGGTTTACTGCACCTGTGAAGGTACTTTATCCAATCAATACCTAGAAGCAGATGAAGATATTGATGCAACTTTAGTATCCCAACAAGAAGCAAAAGAATTTCTTAAGAAAGATGTGAAGATGGATATAAAAATTCATATGATACTTGAAAGCTTTGCCCTTCTTGGAGAAGAATTATTTAAATAG
- a CDS encoding PadR family transcriptional regulator, translating into MKINKELLKGSTATLVLSLLNSRPMYGYEIIKVIETKSNGIFSFKEGTLYPILHSLEGDEMIEAYWSDSEEGRKRKYYKITDKGRNHMEERKEEWSLFSNTVNKVLGEV; encoded by the coding sequence ATGAAAATTAATAAGGAATTGCTTAAAGGCAGCACTGCAACTTTAGTTTTAAGTCTGCTAAACTCAAGACCTATGTATGGTTACGAGATTATTAAGGTAATCGAAACCAAGTCCAATGGAATATTCAGTTTTAAAGAGGGAACCTTGTATCCTATTTTACATTCTCTCGAAGGTGATGAAATGATTGAAGCCTACTGGAGTGACAGTGAGGAAGGCAGAAAGAGAAAATACTATAAAATTACTGACAAAGGTAGAAATCATATGGAAGAACGAAAAGAAGAATGGTCTTTGTTTAGCAATACTGTAAACAAAGTTCTGGGGGAGGTTTAA
- a CDS encoding FtsW/RodA/SpoVE family cell cycle protein, translating into MGKDKNSSFGEYIEKVCSLVKNKDVHNSIKLELEDHLETLKEEFISSGVSEEEAAIKAVAHMGEASVVGNQLNKTHKAKLDLKIFVPVIAFSVLGLVVMYIIQSSNAVSHAKDIRMFQRSLIFYIIGIFITIGLYLFDYRRILPYSKYIYLATLALMFLTVFFGKYANGLPYLSFGGMSIDFIYISPFLITISLSGIFQEWAWNSLGGFSLGLFLMIIPGLFLFLAPSLSAMFIYMSACVVLMLVSKVKLRWILVPPATLLFFVYLFIISAPYRIARFLVFINPNREPNGAGWIYIQLHNAVNSAGFWGNRSSDKLNIPEVHTDFVFAYMTHTFGWLAASAIVLLILYFILRMIRVSSSAKYSYGKLLSAGLVTILSAQFILSILVNLGISPMLGVSLPFMSFGGSHLIMDMISAGLMLSIYRRKNLSTAPLTSKA; encoded by the coding sequence ATGGGAAAAGATAAAAATAGCTCATTTGGCGAATACATAGAAAAAGTTTGCTCACTAGTTAAAAACAAAGATGTTCATAATAGTATAAAATTAGAACTTGAAGACCACTTGGAAACCCTTAAAGAGGAATTTATTTCTTCCGGTGTTTCTGAAGAAGAGGCAGCTATTAAGGCTGTTGCTCATATGGGTGAGGCTTCAGTAGTTGGAAATCAGCTTAATAAAACCCACAAGGCAAAACTGGACTTAAAGATTTTTGTACCTGTTATTGCTTTTTCAGTTTTAGGCCTTGTTGTAATGTATATAATACAATCCAGTAACGCTGTATCTCATGCTAAAGATATAAGAATGTTTCAACGCAGCCTTATATTTTATATAATCGGTATTTTTATTACAATAGGCTTGTATTTATTTGATTATAGAAGAATTTTACCTTATTCAAAGTATATCTACTTAGCAACCTTGGCATTAATGTTCTTAACTGTATTCTTTGGAAAATATGCAAATGGACTACCATATTTAAGCTTTGGCGGAATGAGTATTGACTTTATATACATTAGTCCATTTCTTATAACAATTTCGTTATCTGGAATATTTCAAGAATGGGCTTGGAATAGCCTTGGTGGTTTTTCCTTAGGACTATTTCTTATGATTATACCTGGCTTATTTTTATTTTTGGCTCCTAGTTTATCTGCAATGTTTATTTATATGAGCGCATGCGTGGTGTTAATGCTAGTTTCAAAAGTAAAACTTCGCTGGATTCTTGTTCCACCAGCTACTTTGCTATTCTTTGTATACCTATTTATAATTAGTGCTCCTTATAGGATTGCAAGGTTTCTTGTTTTTATTAATCCTAATCGTGAGCCAAATGGAGCTGGCTGGATATATATTCAGCTTCATAATGCAGTAAATTCAGCTGGCTTTTGGGGAAACAGAAGTAGTGATAAGTTAAATATTCCAGAGGTTCATACTGACTTTGTATTTGCTTATATGACTCATACCTTTGGATGGCTTGCCGCCTCAGCTATTGTCCTATTAATACTTTACTTTATTTTAAGAATGATTCGTGTGTCTAGCTCAGCGAAATATTCCTACGGCAAACTTTTGTCTGCTGGGCTAGTTACTATACTGTCTGCTCAATTTATATTGAGCATATTAGTTAATTTAGGCATCTCTCCAATGCTTGGTGTGAGTTTGCCTTTCATGAGTTTTGGCGGTTCTCACTTAATTATGGATATGATTTCAGCAGGGCTTATGCTTAGCATTTACAGACGAAAAAATTTATCTACTGCACCTCTGACCAGCAAAGCTTAA
- a CDS encoding ABC transporter ATP-binding protein — MIEVQNLNKTFKVAKRKAGLGAAVKSLFKPEYTTVQALQDISFNIDDGEIVGYIGPNGAGKSTTIKIISGILVPDSGNCSILGHTPWKNRIEHVKNIGVVFGQRSQLWWDVPVIDSFNLLKDIYKIPDKEYKNSLDLLTSTLDLSTLLSTPVRQLSLGQRMRCEIGASLLHNPKILFLDEPTIGLDAVSKIAVRNFIKTINKEKKVTVILTTHDMNDIEALAERIILIGKGKILLDGTLTELKNRFATHKTLTVDFAENNEAIHIEGTTILSRSSESLSMSIDLDKIKVSEVIGLLSNKLDILDVSVESRPIEEIIVDLYKEYEI; from the coding sequence ATGATTGAAGTCCAAAACCTAAATAAAACCTTTAAGGTAGCCAAAAGAAAAGCTGGCCTCGGTGCTGCTGTAAAATCTCTCTTTAAACCTGAATATACTACAGTTCAAGCTCTTCAAGACATTTCTTTTAATATTGATGATGGTGAAATCGTTGGCTACATTGGTCCAAACGGTGCAGGGAAATCTACAACAATAAAGATTATAAGCGGTATACTTGTACCAGACAGCGGAAATTGCAGTATTCTTGGACATACTCCTTGGAAAAATAGAATTGAGCATGTTAAAAATATTGGTGTTGTCTTTGGACAGCGTTCTCAGCTCTGGTGGGACGTGCCAGTTATTGACTCTTTCAACCTGCTTAAAGATATTTATAAAATACCTGATAAAGAATATAAAAACTCTTTAGATTTATTAACATCCACTTTAGATTTATCCACATTACTCTCAACTCCTGTTAGGCAATTAAGCCTCGGTCAAAGAATGCGCTGTGAAATTGGCGCCTCACTGCTTCACAATCCCAAGATATTATTTTTAGATGAACCAACTATAGGACTTGATGCCGTTTCTAAAATCGCTGTGAGAAATTTTATTAAAACTATAAATAAAGAAAAAAAAGTTACGGTTATACTAACAACTCATGATATGAATGACATAGAAGCTTTAGCAGAAAGAATTATTCTTATAGGTAAAGGTAAAATTCTTCTTGATGGCACGCTTACTGAGCTAAAAAATAGATTTGCAACACATAAAACACTAACTGTTGATTTTGCAGAAAATAATGAAGCTATACATATCGAAGGAACAACTATTCTATCTCGCTCAAGCGAGAGTCTATCTATGTCCATTGATTTAGATAAAATAAAAGTTTCAGAAGTAATTGGTCTTCTATCAAATAAACTAGATATTCTAGATGTTTCAGTAGAAAGTCGGCCTATAGAAGAAATCATAGTTGATTTATACAAGGAGTACGAGATATGA
- a CDS encoding ABC transporter permease: MRAYYSLFKMRLLKGLQYRAAALAGVSTQFFWGFMYIMIFEAFYKSSSATQPISFRELIQVLWLQQSFLVFIMLWIRDAELINLITSGNIAYELCRPADLYNFWYAKLIAQRLSGALLRCFPILIVAILLPYPYNFTLPPSVASFLLFIITLLLGLILIVAISMLIYISIFYTMSGVGSLLIFGVFGEFFSGLVIPVPLMPDALKTIVYILPFRYTSDLPFRIYAGNIGMKEAILSIGVQLVWITLTVGIGKLWMSKALKRIVVQGG; the protein is encoded by the coding sequence ATGAGAGCCTACTACTCACTGTTTAAAATGAGACTGTTAAAAGGACTTCAATACAGAGCAGCTGCCTTAGCTGGAGTTTCAACTCAATTTTTTTGGGGCTTTATGTATATCATGATTTTCGAGGCTTTCTATAAAAGCAGCTCTGCTACCCAACCCATTTCCTTTAGAGAATTAATTCAAGTGTTATGGCTTCAGCAAAGTTTTCTAGTCTTCATCATGCTGTGGATTAGAGATGCCGAACTGATAAATCTTATAACCAGCGGCAACATTGCCTATGAGCTTTGTCGTCCTGCTGACCTGTATAACTTTTGGTATGCAAAGCTTATAGCTCAAAGATTATCGGGGGCACTATTAAGATGCTTTCCTATATTGATTGTAGCTATACTTCTTCCTTACCCCTATAACTTTACGCTGCCGCCCAGCGTTGCAAGCTTCTTATTGTTTATTATCACTCTGCTTCTTGGGTTGATTCTAATAGTAGCTATTTCCATGCTCATTTACATATCAATTTTCTATACTATGTCAGGTGTAGGCTCCTTGCTTATCTTCGGTGTGTTTGGCGAGTTTTTTTCTGGCTTGGTAATTCCAGTTCCTCTAATGCCAGATGCTTTAAAAACCATAGTTTATATTCTTCCTTTCAGATACACCTCTGATCTGCCATTTAGAATTTATGCAGGTAATATAGGAATGAAGGAAGCTATACTAAGTATTGGTGTTCAGCTTGTATGGATAACCCTAACAGTTGGCATAGGAAAACTGTGGATGAGCAAGGCTTTAAAAAGGATTGTTGTGCAAGGTGGTTAA
- a CDS encoding ABC transporter permease codes for MKLYLKYLSILFRSQMEYRTSFILLSIGQFFVPFLVFTSIFMFFQRFESLAGWSLYEVALCYSVIHIAFSLSECFARGFDSFSSLIINGDFDRILVRPRTTILQVLGSKFEFTRIGRLAQSLIVLVFSIANLQISWNIHKMTTLLLMIISAVFIFAGIYMLGATLCFWTVEGLEVVNIFTDGGREMAQYPLSIYKEWLRKFFTFIIPFGTVNYLPLMFILDKAEGNSLLYMFTPLLGLAFIIPCVLVWNFGVRHYKSTGS; via the coding sequence ATGAAATTATATCTAAAATACTTATCCATACTTTTCAGAAGTCAGATGGAATACAGAACCTCCTTCATACTACTTTCCATTGGACAGTTTTTCGTGCCTTTTTTAGTTTTTACTTCTATATTTATGTTCTTTCAAAGATTTGAAAGTTTGGCTGGCTGGTCTCTTTACGAAGTTGCATTATGCTACTCAGTAATTCATATTGCTTTTTCACTAAGTGAATGCTTTGCTAGAGGCTTTGATTCTTTTTCTTCTCTTATTATAAATGGAGATTTTGACAGAATTTTAGTAAGACCGAGAACAACCATACTTCAAGTGCTTGGCTCAAAGTTTGAATTCACAAGAATAGGCCGTCTCGCACAAAGTCTTATAGTATTAGTCTTCTCAATTGCTAATCTTCAAATCAGCTGGAACATACACAAGATGACTACTCTTTTACTTATGATAATAAGCGCAGTATTTATTTTCGCAGGTATATATATGCTTGGTGCAACCTTATGCTTTTGGACTGTAGAAGGACTTGAAGTAGTTAACATTTTTACAGATGGCGGCAGAGAAATGGCTCAGTATCCACTGAGCATATATAAAGAATGGTTAAGAAAATTCTTCACCTTTATTATACCTTTTGGTACAGTAAACTATCTTCCGCTTATGTTTATATTAGATAAGGCTGAAGGCAACTCTCTATTGTATATGTTTACCCCACTTTTAGGCTTAGCTTTCATAATTCCATGCGTTTTAGTTTGGAACTTTGGGGTAAGGCATTATAAATCAACAGGTTCATAA
- a CDS encoding aromatic acid exporter family protein, producing the protein MKFIGYRTLKTAIGAAIAMILAASFGLKYGTAAGVIVILSVQSTKRQSIRVAIQRMGACVLALFLSSVLFNFLGYNAYVFGLFLLMFIPSAARFRFNEGIVVSSVLVTHLLVEKSTEVSLIVNELLLMIIGIGVALIMNLYMPSIDKKIKTNQAEIEDLIRDVLKHMSEALRLSAVSLKEDELFRSLESKIKKGRERAYKSLNNSLFSDNSYYAKYMDMRYQQLKTLKNMRKHFEKFSITYKQTEMIAGFTLRLSNSIHEYNTAEGLLKGLQELKDSFKAMELPKTREEFENRAMLYQFLNDLEQFLQIKNDFKKNLDEERHLDVF; encoded by the coding sequence ATGAAATTTATAGGATATAGAACTTTAAAAACAGCTATAGGAGCTGCTATAGCTATGATTTTAGCAGCTAGCTTTGGATTAAAGTATGGTACAGCAGCAGGGGTTATAGTAATTTTAAGTGTTCAAAGCACCAAGAGACAATCAATAAGGGTAGCAATTCAAAGAATGGGAGCATGTGTTTTAGCTTTATTTCTATCCTCTGTATTATTCAATTTTCTAGGCTATAATGCTTATGTTTTTGGCTTATTTCTTTTAATGTTTATTCCTTCAGCGGCCAGATTTAGATTTAATGAAGGAATAGTCGTAAGCTCTGTGCTGGTAACACATTTGCTTGTGGAGAAGTCCACAGAAGTTTCCTTGATTGTGAATGAGCTTCTTTTAATGATTATAGGTATAGGTGTAGCACTTATAATGAATTTGTATATGCCAAGCATCGATAAAAAAATTAAGACTAATCAAGCTGAGATTGAAGATCTTATTAGAGATGTTCTAAAGCATATGTCTGAGGCTTTAAGACTTAGTGCAGTTTCTCTTAAAGAAGACGAGCTTTTTAGAAGTCTTGAGAGCAAAATTAAAAAGGGAAGGGAAAGAGCTTACAAAAGCCTTAATAATTCTTTGTTTTCAGATAACAGCTACTATGCAAAGTATATGGATATGAGGTATCAGCAGTTAAAAACTTTAAAAAATATGAGAAAACACTTTGAAAAGTTTTCTATAACATATAAGCAGACGGAGATGATTGCTGGTTTTACCTTAAGACTTTCTAATTCTATTCATGAATATAATACTGCTGAGGGGTTATTGAAAGGTCTGCAAGAGTTGAAAGATAGTTTTAAAGCAATGGAACTTCCAAAGACTAGAGAGGAATTCGAAAATAGGGCCATGCTCTATCAGTTTTTAAATGACCTTGAGCAGTTCCTGCAGATAAAAAATGATTTTAAAAAGAATCTTGATGAAGAAAGACATTTGGACGTTTTTTAA
- a CDS encoding CBO0543 family protein, whose translation MADLYDTAFNKNEWTIIVFLFVGLILMVKLKKIFSFKQTIVYFLFGFFTGILCDHILSTPPIDLYDVGDNSSYEIMDFITYLMFSPFSYIFVYVYKRANIKLKYTPIYILLYSIIATLSELLADFLGVFHYKNGYTLYNSFPTYLLVFTCEIYLYKFLSSGPKEST comes from the coding sequence ATGGCAGATTTATATGACACAGCCTTCAATAAAAATGAATGGACAATTATAGTTTTTTTATTTGTAGGACTTATCTTAATGGTAAAACTAAAAAAAATCTTCTCCTTTAAGCAAACCATAGTTTATTTTCTATTTGGCTTTTTTACTGGAATCTTATGTGATCATATCCTATCTACTCCTCCAATTGATTTGTATGATGTAGGTGATAACTCTTCCTATGAGATAATGGACTTTATTACCTATCTTATGTTTAGTCCTTTCTCATATATCTTTGTTTACGTCTATAAAAGGGCCAATATTAAACTCAAGTATACACCTATTTACATTCTTCTCTACAGCATTATTGCAACCTTGAGTGAATTGTTGGCAGATTTCCTTGGAGTTTTTCACTATAAAAATGGTTATACTCTTTACAATTCCTTTCCAACTTATTTATTAGTATTTACCTGCGAAATATATCTATATAAATTTTTAAGCTCAGGCCCTAAGGAAAGTACTTGA
- a CDS encoding aminopeptidase, whose protein sequence is MPDQRLNKLAKLLVNYSTEVKPGDFVFISCDEVAKPWMVEVVKEAVKAGAHVETVLSSQDVAEARLKYSSENQLLHENVLMKTMLENADVWISAWADRNTKTNSKVDVNKLKLSSKGAASWRKIYSEKMGDGSLRWCGTQYPTYADAQEASMSFSDYEEFVYGAGLLDFEDPVAEWKRVSAEQERWVKYLDTKKELHFISEGTDIKVNVNGRKWINCDGRVNFPDGEIFTSPVEDGVNGVITFSFPGIYMGKEIEGIVLHVENGKVVTATATKGEELLKALLETDEGAVRFGEVAIGTNYGIKEFTRNMLFDEKIGGTIHMAIGDSMPEAGGQNRSTIHWDMLCDMRSGGKIYADGELFYENGKFIDSILEKYNL, encoded by the coding sequence ATGCCTGATCAAAGACTAAATAAACTTGCAAAACTTTTAGTTAATTATTCTACTGAAGTTAAGCCTGGTGATTTTGTATTTATATCCTGCGATGAAGTGGCAAAACCTTGGATGGTAGAAGTTGTTAAGGAAGCTGTAAAAGCAGGAGCTCACGTAGAAACTGTGCTTTCCTCTCAGGATGTAGCAGAGGCAAGACTTAAGTACAGCAGTGAAAATCAGCTTCTTCATGAAAACGTTCTTATGAAAACCATGCTTGAAAATGCTGATGTTTGGATTTCAGCCTGGGCAGACAGAAACACGAAGACAAATTCAAAAGTAGATGTAAATAAACTCAAGCTTTCTTCTAAAGGCGCAGCAAGCTGGAGAAAGATTTATTCAGAAAAGATGGGGGACGGATCTCTAAGATGGTGTGGCACTCAGTACCCTACTTATGCTGATGCTCAGGAGGCTTCCATGAGCTTTAGCGACTATGAAGAATTTGTTTATGGTGCAGGGCTTCTTGATTTCGAAGACCCTGTAGCTGAGTGGAAAAGAGTTAGTGCTGAACAAGAACGCTGGGTAAAATACCTGGATACTAAAAAAGAACTCCATTTTATATCAGAAGGAACTGACATAAAAGTAAATGTTAATGGCCGAAAGTGGATTAACTGTGATGGAAGAGTGAATTTCCCAGATGGAGAAATATTTACTTCACCTGTTGAAGATGGTGTAAATGGAGTAATAACCTTTAGTTTCCCAGGAATATATATGGGTAAAGAAATTGAAGGTATTGTTCTTCATGTTGAAAATGGCAAGGTTGTAACCGCTACTGCAACAAAGGGTGAGGAGCTTTTAAAGGCACTTCTTGAAACTGATGAAGGCGCAGTAAGATTTGGTGAAGTTGCTATAGGCACTAACTATGGCATCAAGGAATTCACAAGAAACATGCTCTTTGATGAAAAAATAGGTGGAACCATACATATGGCCATCGGAGATTCAATGCCTGAAGCTGGCGGACAAAACAGATCAACAATTCACTGGGATATGCTTTGTGATATGAGAAGCGGTGGCAAAATTTATGCCGATGGTGAGTTGTTCTATGAAAACGGCAAATTCATCGACAGCATATTAGAAAAATATAATTTATAA